One genomic segment of Paenibacillus sp. FSL H8-0332 includes these proteins:
- a CDS encoding GGDEF domain-containing protein, whose product MSKARVFDLFLFVASLAIAFIPTYAVVLDVTYIKALLLYTVFSSIYFQLRIVTRSGNSTIDYAISYTSSFGIFAGPLGTLLFETVYRFIVYFYKKKTKTADPGEFLDTFYNIGSFTLGGSAAYYLYTALSPLADKLPLGYWLLFLLVVCVTTLLSSTFLVLTFALSGDIKTRREARNLLLRSRNLLDFSKVALSNALLLRLLQMEKWEMLIALFVLNYVVSISFYSKSQSAQHKYERDKFEQMAYRDFLTGTYNRAHMDKMMKELNQSGEYIGIVVADIDRFKKINDSYNHAVGDRVIVHFAKTLQKHLQEQDVLFRSGGEEFTLFLRDKTFEECQRQIQEMLDSLHDHSVSAEFEEQVIRVPYSASFGLFYYKADPDQKTSMEKGYVYADQLLLESKKLGRNRLSYRNDLES is encoded by the coding sequence ATGTCAAAAGCGAGGGTATTTGACCTTTTCCTATTTGTCGCCTCCCTGGCTATAGCCTTCATTCCCACATATGCTGTAGTCCTGGACGTTACCTATATAAAAGCATTGCTGCTATACACTGTCTTCTCCAGCATCTACTTCCAATTGCGGATTGTGACCCGGAGCGGGAATTCTACGATCGATTATGCGATCAGCTATACTTCGTCTTTCGGGATTTTTGCCGGACCGCTGGGTACCCTCCTGTTCGAGACCGTATACCGGTTCATTGTCTATTTCTATAAAAAGAAAACAAAAACCGCCGATCCCGGAGAATTCCTGGATACCTTCTACAACATCGGCTCATTCACACTAGGCGGCTCAGCCGCGTATTATCTGTACACGGCACTCTCCCCCCTGGCGGACAAGCTTCCGCTCGGATACTGGCTGCTGTTCCTGCTCGTGGTCTGCGTCACCACTCTGCTGTCCTCCACCTTCCTGGTGCTGACCTTTGCCCTGTCGGGAGATATCAAGACACGCCGGGAAGCGCGGAACCTGCTGCTGCGGAGCCGGAATCTGCTGGACTTCAGCAAGGTGGCCCTGAGCAATGCTCTGCTGCTGCGGCTGCTGCAAATGGAGAAATGGGAGATGCTGATCGCCCTGTTCGTGCTCAACTATGTTGTCAGTATCTCGTTCTATTCCAAATCGCAGAGTGCCCAGCACAAGTATGAACGCGACAAATTCGAGCAGATGGCTTACCGCGATTTCCTCACCGGCACCTATAACCGGGCACATATGGACAAGATGATGAAGGAGCTGAACCAGAGCGGGGAGTATATCGGAATTGTAGTGGCGGATATCGACCGGTTCAAAAAAATCAATGACAGCTACAACCACGCCGTTGGCGACCGTGTCATTGTTCATTTTGCAAAGACGCTGCAGAAGCATCTGCAGGAGCAGGATGTTCTGTTCCGCAGCGGCGGGGAAGAGTTCACGCTGTTCCTGAGGGACAAGACCTTCGAGGAATGCCAGAGACAGATTCAGGAGATGCTGGACAGCCTTCACGATCACAGCGTAAGTGCAGAATTCGAGGAGCAGGTGATCCGCGTGCCGTATTCGGCATCCTTCGGACTCTTTTACTATAAGGCAGACCCGGACCAGAAGACCTCTATGGAAAAAGGGTACGTCTACGCCGACCAGCTCCTGCTGGAGTCCAAGAAGCTTGGCCGCAACCGTCTCTCTTACCGGAATGATCTTGAGTCTTAG
- a CDS encoding neutral zinc metallopeptidase, translating to MKWQGRRGSSNVEDRRGRGGGGGGKLIGGGISGIVIIVIVTLLSGGNIGDIMGNLTSTGSSTNSGAPYEQSAQEKELSEFVSVVLADTEDVWSDIFKKQGMTYQDPTLVLYSGSVNSACGTASSAVGPFYCPGDANLYIDLSFYDELQQQFKAPGDFAMAYVIAHEVGHHVQTLLGASKQLNAERQRLSETEFNKVQVRFELQADYYAGVWAHHAQGMNLLEEGDLEEALTAASAVGDDTIQKRAQGYVVPDSFTHGTSEERKRWFYKGFNSGTIAGGDTFKAAEL from the coding sequence ATGAAATGGCAGGGCAGAAGAGGCAGTTCTAATGTGGAAGACCGCAGAGGCCGCGGCGGCGGAGGCGGGGGCAAGCTGATCGGCGGCGGAATCAGCGGGATCGTGATTATAGTGATTGTAACGCTGCTGAGCGGCGGGAATATCGGCGATATTATGGGGAATCTGACCTCAACTGGTTCAAGTACAAACTCTGGTGCTCCCTATGAACAGAGCGCCCAGGAGAAGGAGCTATCCGAGTTCGTATCCGTGGTGCTGGCCGATACCGAGGATGTCTGGTCCGATATCTTCAAGAAGCAGGGGATGACTTATCAGGACCCGACGCTTGTGCTCTACAGCGGCAGCGTGAACTCTGCCTGCGGAACCGCAAGTTCGGCCGTCGGCCCGTTCTATTGTCCGGGGGATGCCAATCTGTATATCGATCTCAGCTTCTATGATGAGCTGCAGCAGCAGTTCAAGGCGCCGGGCGACTTCGCCATGGCATATGTGATTGCCCACGAGGTGGGTCATCATGTGCAGACCCTGCTGGGTGCTTCCAAGCAGCTGAATGCAGAGCGCCAGCGTCTCAGCGAGACCGAATTCAATAAGGTTCAGGTCCGTTTCGAGCTGCAGGCTGATTATTATGCCGGGGTATGGGCCCATCATGCCCAGGGGATGAATCTGCTGGAGGAAGGGGACCTCGAAGAGGCGCTGACTGCCGCGAGCGCGGTGGGGGACGATACGATCCAGAAGCGGGCGCAGGGATATGTGGTGCCGGACAGCTTCACGCACGGAACCTCCGAAGAGCGCAAGCGCTGGTTCTATAAGGGCTTTAACTCCGGCACGATTGCCGGCGGAGATACCTTCAAGGCTGCTGAACTATAG
- the hemB gene encoding porphobilinogen synthase produces MSFPITRHRRLRGSAGIRGMVRETVLNVLDFIQPIFVTYGTGVKNEISSMPGVYHFSLDTLKAEVDEIAALGIPAVLLFGIPETKDAVGSSGFAEDGIVQEATRLIKKWYPDLLVVADTCLCEFTDHGHCGMVHTHTVDGVVHGDVINDASLELLTRTAVSQARAGADIIAPSNMMDGFVQAIRAGLDANGFEQVPIMSYSVKYASAFYGPFREAADSAPQFGNRKTYQMDPANLREAIREADSDVLEGADMLMVKPALAYLDVIRTIRDQFDLPLVAYNVSGEYSMVKAAAQQGWIDEQAVVLEMLTGMKRAGADVIITYFAKDAARWLRG; encoded by the coding sequence ATGAGCTTTCCAATAACCAGACACCGCCGTTTGCGCGGGTCGGCCGGTATTCGCGGCATGGTGCGCGAGACCGTTTTGAATGTGCTGGATTTCATCCAGCCGATTTTTGTAACCTATGGTACCGGTGTGAAGAATGAGATCAGCTCCATGCCCGGTGTCTATCATTTCTCGCTGGATACGCTGAAGGCGGAGGTGGATGAGATTGCTGCCCTTGGGATTCCGGCGGTATTATTGTTCGGCATTCCCGAAACGAAGGATGCGGTTGGCTCGTCCGGATTCGCTGAGGATGGCATTGTACAGGAGGCAACACGGCTGATCAAAAAGTGGTACCCCGACCTGCTGGTCGTCGCCGACACCTGCCTGTGTGAATTCACCGACCACGGCCACTGCGGCATGGTGCATACCCATACAGTGGACGGTGTGGTGCACGGGGATGTAATCAACGACGCTTCGCTTGAGCTGCTGACCCGCACGGCGGTCTCGCAGGCCCGGGCAGGGGCGGATATTATCGCGCCGTCCAACATGATGGACGGATTCGTACAGGCGATCCGTGCCGGACTCGATGCGAATGGCTTCGAGCAGGTGCCGATCATGTCCTATTCGGTAAAATACGCCTCTGCCTTCTACGGCCCGTTTCGCGAAGCGGCAGATTCCGCTCCCCAGTTCGGCAACCGCAAGACGTATCAGATGGACCCGGCCAACCTGCGGGAAGCGATTCGCGAAGCGGATTCCGATGTGCTGGAAGGCGCGGACATGCTGATGGTGAAGCCCGCGCTGGCTTATCTGGATGTAATCCGGACGATCCGCGACCAGTTCGATCTGCCGCTCGTAGCCTACAACGTCAGCGGTGAGTACTCGATGGTCAAGGCGGCTGCGCAGCAGGGCTGGATCGATGAGCAGGCGGTTGTGCTGGAGATGCTGACCGGCATGAAGCGCGCCGGAGCAGATGTGATTATTACCTATTTCGCCAAGGACGCAGCCCGTTGGCTGCGCGGCTAG
- the hemL gene encoding glutamate-1-semialdehyde 2,1-aminomutase: MNRREEASRTAFEEAKQYIPGGVNSPVRAFKSVGLTPVYVERGEGSRIYDIDGNSFIDYVCSWGPLIMGHAHPAVVKALQETAAKGTSFGAPTLMETIMAKTVVERVASVDIVRMVNSGTEATMSAIRLARGYTGRSKILKFEGSYHGHADSLLIKAGSGVATLGLPDSPGVPEGVAMNTITVPYNDLDGVKTAFERYGNEIAAIIVEPIAGNMGVVPPLPGFLEGLRKVTTGYGALLIFDEVMTGFRVDRGCAQGLFGLDPDLTCFGKVIGGGLPVGAYGGKREIMEQIAPSGPIYQAGTLSGNPLAMAAGYSTLALLTPEVYTRLESLGARLEAGLKRNAQETGIPLTINRVGSMVCPFFTEEPVTNFETAKTSDLERFKRYFGKMLDQGISVPPSQFEGMFVSAAHSEQDIDDTITGHYQALKSL; the protein is encoded by the coding sequence ATGAACCGCCGGGAAGAGGCTTCCCGCACCGCTTTTGAAGAGGCAAAACAATATATTCCCGGCGGGGTGAACAGCCCGGTCCGGGCATTCAAATCCGTAGGATTGACCCCGGTGTATGTCGAGCGGGGCGAAGGCTCGCGGATCTATGATATTGACGGCAACAGCTTCATTGACTACGTCTGCTCGTGGGGGCCGCTGATTATGGGACATGCCCATCCTGCGGTGGTGAAGGCGCTGCAGGAGACTGCGGCCAAAGGGACAAGCTTCGGCGCGCCGACCTTGATGGAGACCATTATGGCCAAAACCGTGGTAGAACGTGTAGCCTCGGTGGACATTGTCCGCATGGTGAACTCGGGAACGGAAGCGACGATGAGCGCGATCAGACTGGCCCGCGGCTACACCGGACGCAGCAAAATCCTCAAATTCGAAGGCTCCTACCACGGACACGCCGACAGCCTGCTGATTAAGGCCGGTTCCGGGGTGGCCACCTTGGGGCTGCCGGATAGTCCGGGCGTGCCGGAAGGTGTGGCGATGAACACGATCACGGTGCCTTATAATGACCTGGACGGGGTCAAAACTGCTTTTGAACGTTACGGCAACGAGATTGCCGCTATCATCGTTGAGCCGATCGCCGGAAATATGGGCGTGGTGCCTCCGCTTCCGGGCTTCCTGGAAGGGCTTCGTAAGGTGACTACGGGGTACGGGGCTTTGCTGATTTTTGATGAGGTGATGACCGGCTTCCGTGTGGACCGGGGATGTGCGCAGGGACTGTTCGGGCTGGACCCGGATCTGACCTGCTTCGGCAAGGTTATCGGCGGCGGGCTTCCTGTAGGGGCTTACGGCGGCAAAAGAGAGATCATGGAGCAGATCGCCCCTTCCGGGCCGATCTATCAGGCAGGCACACTCAGCGGGAATCCGCTGGCGATGGCGGCGGGCTACAGCACGCTTGCGCTGCTGACCCCTGAGGTCTACACCCGTCTGGAGTCGCTTGGTGCGAGACTGGAAGCCGGGCTTAAGCGCAATGCGCAGGAGACGGGAATTCCGCTGACGATTAACCGCGTGGGCTCGATGGTATGTCCGTTCTTCACGGAGGAGCCGGTCACTAACTTCGAGACAGCCAAGACCAGTGATCTGGAGCGGTTCAAGCGTTATTTTGGCAAAATGCTGGATCAGGGCATCAGCGTTCCCCCGTCCCAGTTCGAGGGAATGTTCGTATCCGCTGCGCACAGCGAGCAGGATATTGACGATACGATTACGGGCCATTACCAGGCCCTGAAATCGCTATGA
- a CDS encoding glycosyltransferase family 4 protein has translation MKILLVTYWGLTNMGGIWTYMKQLADKLGEQGHSVTVMGSHVENNTLYLLNRTESFDKKTFYSLLLPQLDIGRFPSLHLEHGIFSFELGRYVFEGGAAVLGLEEYDVIHAQDPIASYALRRIMRRPVPLVSSVHGALTKETFYEYKGLEPGLTREEYEQRPIWSYFRRLETLGARAADQILVSSEWIGQLTQSLGVSPDRIHTLPYGLDLHQYAARAAETPPLQFAEGIPVIMFAGRLEYIKGVHVLIEALGILEQRCQQWICAVAGIGSLLEELMEQTRRLGIAGKVHFTGKLNNIPAALRAADIYVQPSLQDTQPFSVTEAQLAGIAPIVAGTAGMPEMVRQGETGWIVPPGDAAQLALQIEQLLGDVELRRRTGLQAREWAEQTRSLDVMAAGTLNVYQRAVRLRPGIPDHLRFEEEPGSGTLPAAFHPADVLNECDPGNPLAVTLRVKLPQHYTIPDARTALPPLG, from the coding sequence ATGAAGATATTGCTGGTCACCTACTGGGGTCTCACCAATATGGGCGGGATTTGGACGTATATGAAGCAGCTGGCAGATAAGCTGGGCGAGCAGGGGCATTCCGTTACAGTGATGGGCAGCCATGTGGAGAACAATACATTGTATTTGCTGAACCGGACCGAGTCTTTTGATAAAAAAACGTTCTATTCGCTTCTGCTGCCGCAGCTTGATATCGGCCGGTTCCCCTCGCTGCATCTGGAGCATGGCATCTTCAGCTTCGAGCTGGGGCGTTATGTGTTTGAGGGCGGAGCCGCTGTGCTGGGGCTGGAGGAATATGATGTTATTCATGCCCAGGACCCTATAGCCTCGTACGCGCTGCGGCGGATTATGCGCCGTCCCGTTCCGCTGGTCTCAAGTGTTCATGGGGCATTGACCAAGGAGACCTTCTATGAGTACAAGGGACTTGAGCCCGGGCTGACCCGGGAGGAATATGAACAGCGGCCGATCTGGAGCTATTTCCGCAGGCTTGAGACGCTGGGTGCCAGGGCGGCCGACCAGATTCTGGTCTCTTCGGAGTGGATCGGACAGCTCACGCAGAGCCTGGGAGTCAGCCCGGACCGTATTCATACCTTGCCATACGGGCTGGACCTGCACCAATATGCCGCCCGGGCTGCAGAGACGCCGCCGCTTCAATTTGCAGAAGGAATCCCTGTGATCATGTTTGCCGGACGTCTTGAATATATCAAAGGAGTACATGTACTGATAGAGGCGCTAGGCATTCTAGAGCAGCGCTGTCAGCAGTGGATCTGTGCGGTGGCCGGAATCGGCAGCCTCCTGGAGGAGCTCATGGAGCAGACCCGCCGGCTGGGTATCGCGGGGAAGGTCCATTTCACCGGGAAGCTGAACAACATTCCGGCTGCGCTCCGGGCTGCCGACATCTATGTGCAGCCCTCCCTCCAGGACACGCAGCCCTTCTCGGTTACGGAAGCACAGCTTGCCGGGATCGCGCCGATTGTCGCCGGAACCGCAGGCATGCCGGAGATGGTCCGGCAGGGGGAGACGGGCTGGATTGTTCCTCCCGGAGATGCCGCGCAGCTTGCCCTGCAGATCGAGCAGCTGCTGGGGGATGTGGAGCTGAGAAGACGCACCGGCCTCCAGGCCAGAGAGTGGGCAGAGCAGACCCGGTCGCTGGATGTCATGGCTGCGGGTACGCTGAATGTATACCAGCGAGCGGTCAGGCTGCGGCCGGGAATTCCGGATCACCTCCGGTTTGAGGAAGAGCCGGGCTCGGGTACGCTTCCGGCAGCTTTTCATCCGGCGGATGTGCTTAACGAGTGTGATCCGGGGAATCCGCTTGCCGTAACGCTGCGTGTCAAGCTTCCACAGCACTACACTATTCCTGATGCACGTACTGCCCTTCCTCCCCTGGGATAG
- a CDS encoding stalk domain-containing protein produces the protein MKKKVAATAAALCLTLTVSAGVYAASNLQEIKALLNNKIGIVVNGQAYTPKDGNGKTLAPITYNGITYLPVRSIGEALNTAVTYDAATSRVIIGDAAAPAVSSGGSSAGTPADSVKRPKSLPADFPLPADAKIFDLIEGSATGTPSATFSYRTKQSLETLGNTYKDYFVQKGATSKTEEVSASAFSIIDVGSKFAVTLDGAPGTGSNQGFNVVQVIWSGE, from the coding sequence ATGAAGAAAAAAGTGGCAGCCACTGCGGCCGCACTATGCTTGACGCTCACAGTCTCGGCCGGTGTCTACGCCGCCAGTAATCTGCAGGAGATCAAGGCGCTCCTGAACAACAAAATCGGGATCGTCGTGAATGGCCAGGCGTACACGCCCAAAGACGGCAACGGCAAAACCCTCGCCCCGATTACCTACAACGGCATTACTTATCTGCCTGTACGCTCCATCGGCGAAGCGCTGAACACCGCTGTCACTTACGACGCTGCTACCAGCCGGGTAATCATCGGCGATGCGGCTGCCCCGGCTGTCTCCTCCGGCGGCTCGTCCGCAGGAACACCAGCGGATTCCGTGAAGCGTCCGAAGAGTCTGCCGGCGGACTTCCCGCTTCCGGCCGATGCGAAGATATTTGATCTGATCGAAGGCTCGGCGACCGGTACGCCGTCCGCGACTTTCAGCTACCGCACGAAGCAGAGTCTGGAGACGCTCGGCAATACGTATAAGGACTATTTCGTGCAAAAAGGAGCAACCTCCAAAACAGAGGAGGTCTCAGCCTCGGCCTTCTCCATTATTGATGTTGGAAGCAAGTTCGCCGTAACACTGGATGGAGCTCCCGGAACAGGCAGCAACCAGGGCTTCAATGTGGTTCAGGTGATCTGGAGCGGGGAGTAA
- a CDS encoding valine--tRNA ligase — protein MPTTYDPGAAEKKWYAYWMENGFFEAGKRPDAEPYSIVIPPPNVTGMLHIGHALDFTLQDVLIRTKRMQGYDTLWLPGTDHAGIATQTKVEQKLRQQGISRHDLGREKFLEQVWAWKDQYAETIHDQWAKMGLSLDYSRERFTFDDGMKKAVSKVFVELYQKGLIYRGKRIINWDPAARTALSDIEVEYKEVNGHLYHLRYPLKDGSGHITVATTRPETMLGDTAVAVHPSDERYKDLIGKTLILPITLREIPVIADEYVDKDFGSGAVKITPAHDPNDFEMGVRHNLPQINVMDEGGVMNEEAGAYQGMDRSDCRKAIVADLKEQGVLISIEDHVHQVGHSERSGAVVEPYLSTQWFVKMQPLAEAAIAAQKDGDGVHFVPDRFEKTYLNWIENVRDWCISRQLWWGHRIPAWYSESTGEIVVAHDEEEARRISGLSDLKQDEDVLDTWFSSNLWPFATLGWPDGDSSDYQRYYPNNVLVTGYDIIYFWVARMIFSAMEFTGQKPFSDVLMHGLVRDAEGRKMSKSLGNGINPLDVIEQYGADAMRYMITTGSTAGQDLRFRMEKVEQARNFANKIWNASRFALMNLEGVAFEDIDITGELGTADRWILHRLNETSRDITRLIDSYEFGETGRLLYNFIWDDLCDWYIEFAKLSLYGADAAAKAKTQSVLAYVLDRTLRLIHPFMPFITEEIWQHLPHQGESITLAEWPKYDAALENPQAVSEMNLLMDIIRAVRGIRAEVNAPMSKKVELIIKAGSQDTLDIISRNDNYIGRFCNTSSFEAGLAPQTPDKMMSAVVTGAELLLPLSGLIDIDQEIIRLEKEVQTLNNEVERVEKKLSNQGFVAKAPAKVIEEERAKQADYSDRREKVLARIAELRG, from the coding sequence ATGCCGACTACATATGATCCGGGAGCGGCAGAGAAGAAATGGTATGCGTACTGGATGGAGAACGGCTTCTTCGAAGCCGGCAAGCGGCCGGATGCGGAGCCTTACAGCATCGTTATTCCGCCGCCGAATGTAACAGGAATGCTGCATATCGGACACGCACTGGATTTCACGCTTCAGGATGTGCTGATTCGAACCAAGCGGATGCAGGGTTATGATACCTTGTGGCTGCCGGGTACGGATCATGCAGGCATTGCTACGCAGACCAAGGTAGAGCAGAAGCTGCGACAGCAGGGAATCTCCCGCCATGATCTGGGGCGCGAGAAGTTCCTGGAGCAGGTATGGGCCTGGAAAGACCAGTACGCAGAGACGATTCATGACCAATGGGCCAAGATGGGCCTGTCTCTGGATTACTCCCGCGAGCGGTTTACCTTTGATGATGGAATGAAGAAGGCAGTAAGCAAGGTATTTGTGGAGCTGTACCAGAAGGGCCTGATCTATCGCGGCAAGCGGATTATTAACTGGGACCCGGCTGCCCGTACAGCGCTGTCTGATATCGAGGTTGAATACAAAGAAGTGAACGGTCATCTGTACCATTTGCGTTACCCGCTTAAGGATGGCAGCGGCCATATCACGGTGGCTACCACACGGCCCGAAACGATGCTGGGCGATACTGCGGTAGCGGTACACCCTTCGGATGAGCGTTATAAGGATCTGATCGGTAAGACGCTGATTCTGCCGATTACCTTACGTGAGATTCCCGTGATTGCCGATGAATACGTCGATAAGGACTTCGGCAGCGGTGCGGTTAAGATTACACCGGCCCATGATCCGAACGACTTCGAGATGGGAGTCCGCCATAACCTTCCGCAGATCAATGTAATGGATGAAGGCGGAGTGATGAATGAGGAAGCAGGCGCCTACCAGGGAATGGACCGCAGCGACTGCCGTAAGGCCATCGTAGCGGACCTGAAGGAGCAAGGCGTGCTGATCTCCATTGAGGATCACGTACATCAGGTAGGACACAGTGAACGTTCCGGGGCCGTAGTAGAGCCTTATCTGTCCACCCAGTGGTTCGTCAAAATGCAGCCGCTGGCAGAAGCAGCCATCGCCGCACAGAAGGACGGAGACGGAGTTCACTTCGTGCCGGACCGCTTCGAGAAGACGTACCTGAACTGGATCGAGAATGTCCGCGACTGGTGTATCTCCCGCCAATTGTGGTGGGGCCACCGTATTCCGGCCTGGTACTCCGAATCCACCGGGGAGATTGTAGTTGCACATGATGAAGAAGAAGCACGCCGCATCAGCGGACTGTCCGACCTGAAGCAGGATGAAGATGTTCTGGATACCTGGTTCAGCTCGAATCTCTGGCCGTTCGCTACCTTAGGCTGGCCTGACGGGGACAGCAGCGACTATCAGCGCTACTATCCGAACAACGTACTGGTTACCGGCTACGATATCATCTACTTCTGGGTAGCGCGCATGATTTTCTCAGCCATGGAATTCACAGGACAGAAGCCGTTCTCCGATGTGCTGATGCACGGACTCGTACGCGATGCCGAAGGACGCAAGATGTCCAAGTCTCTCGGCAATGGCATCAATCCGCTGGATGTTATCGAGCAGTACGGCGCTGACGCCATGCGCTATATGATTACTACCGGCAGTACAGCGGGACAGGATCTGCGGTTCCGGATGGAAAAGGTAGAGCAGGCGCGCAATTTTGCCAACAAGATCTGGAATGCCTCCCGGTTCGCGCTGATGAATCTGGAAGGCGTAGCCTTTGAAGATATCGACATTACAGGTGAGCTTGGCACAGCGGACCGCTGGATTCTGCACCGCCTGAACGAAACTTCCCGCGATATTACGCGTCTAATTGACTCGTACGAGTTCGGCGAGACTGGCCGCCTGCTCTACAACTTCATCTGGGATGATCTGTGTGACTGGTATATCGAATTCGCCAAGCTCTCGCTATATGGAGCGGACGCAGCCGCCAAGGCCAAGACCCAGTCCGTTCTGGCTTACGTGCTGGACCGCACACTGCGCCTGATTCACCCGTTCATGCCGTTCATTACGGAGGAGATCTGGCAGCATCTGCCGCATCAGGGCGAATCCATCACCTTGGCCGAATGGCCGAAGTACGATGCGGCGCTTGAGAATCCGCAGGCAGTGTCAGAGATGAACCTGCTGATGGATATCATCCGGGCCGTTCGCGGTATCCGCGCGGAAGTGAATGCGCCAATGAGCAAGAAGGTCGAACTGATTATCAAAGCCGGCAGCCAGGACACCCTGGACATTATTTCCCGCAACGACAATTACATCGGGCGCTTCTGCAACACCTCTTCGTTCGAAGCAGGTCTTGCGCCGCAGACGCCGGATAAAATGATGTCCGCCGTGGTTACCGGAGCGGAACTGCTTCTGCCGCTGTCCGGTCTGATCGATATCGACCAGGAGATTATCCGTCTTGAAAAAGAAGTTCAGACCCTGAACAACGAAGTGGAGCGTGTGGAGA
- a CDS encoding LysM peptidoglycan-binding domain-containing protein, which yields MFDQSHGLRFDIYERIHLSEELPGIAELEEVELVPDIQVIQREDRAELHGQLLLTGLYRGEDDLTQRLEHAIPVEITVPLTRVSSLDDIGVEIENFDIDLLTMRTVNITGVLSLRGIGSADAQPAWQQEEYTVAYSPEAGDSRAAEEKLRSPENDSLYENSLWTYGEGAAEGSEEDQNAADPAEAAAGPLYAEDAAYTQPAAYLTTPLKDKEPRVRTHSLDTASSAGSKPAADPVSGHFLTSREKTAPAAVNGSLQEDTTLQTGTAALNTVDHWGNAKLHAATQPEPVLTSAANDAAALFAGNEEVETAEEIQATDNEVFLSAESLAPQEEKQDLKVALGSKKEPGAAEKEPLTFSSLLSASRANREQEELLSGNIDSVAEAIPEAGNDTAWKSRFIGGMGGTELFRKVRLCIVQREETLDTIAEKYQLSTRELTMYNRLSGQIVEEGQVLYIP from the coding sequence GTGTTTGACCAGTCCCATGGCTTGCGGTTTGATATTTATGAACGCATTCACCTTTCGGAAGAGCTTCCGGGAATAGCAGAGCTGGAGGAAGTCGAGCTGGTTCCCGACATCCAGGTCATCCAGCGGGAGGACCGGGCCGAGCTGCACGGTCAACTGCTGCTCACCGGACTCTACCGGGGGGAGGATGACCTTACACAGCGTCTGGAGCATGCAATTCCTGTTGAAATCACTGTTCCGCTGACCCGGGTCAGCTCACTTGATGACATAGGGGTGGAGATCGAGAATTTCGATATTGATCTGCTGACGATGCGAACCGTCAACATTACCGGAGTGCTCTCGCTGCGCGGAATCGGAAGTGCAGATGCACAGCCGGCCTGGCAGCAGGAGGAATACACGGTAGCGTATTCGCCGGAGGCAGGAGACAGTAGGGCGGCTGAGGAGAAATTACGCAGTCCGGAGAATGATAGCCTGTATGAGAATTCGCTCTGGACCTATGGCGAAGGAGCAGCAGAGGGCTCTGAAGAAGATCAGAACGCTGCTGATCCGGCTGAGGCTGCAGCTGGGCCGCTGTATGCGGAAGACGCTGCGTACACCCAGCCCGCTGCCTATCTCACCACACCTCTGAAGGACAAGGAACCCAGAGTAAGAACCCATAGCCTGGATACGGCTTCATCGGCAGGCAGCAAGCCGGCGGCTGATCCGGTCTCCGGCCACTTCCTCACCTCCAGAGAGAAGACGGCGCCAGCGGCTGTGAACGGCTCGCTTCAAGAAGACACCACGCTTCAGACAGGCACCGCTGCCTTGAACACAGTGGATCATTGGGGCAATGCGAAGCTTCATGCCGCCACGCAGCCGGAGCCGGTGCTTACCTCCGCTGCCAACGATGCTGCTGCGCTGTTTGCCGGGAACGAAGAGGTGGAGACGGCAGAGGAGATTCAGGCCACAGACAATGAAGTCTTCCTGTCTGCGGAATCTCTGGCTCCCCAGGAGGAGAAGCAGGATCTCAAGGTTGCCCTTGGCAGCAAAAAAGAACCGGGAGCCGCGGAGAAGGAGCCGCTCACCTTCTCCTCGCTGCTCAGCGCAAGCCGCGCCAACAGAGAGCAGGAGGAGCTGCTCTCGGGCAATATTGACTCTGTAGCGGAGGCTATCCCTGAGGCCGGCAATGATACAGCGTGGAAGAGCCGGTTCATCGGCGGCATGGGCGGAACGGAGCTGTTCCGCAAGGTACGGCTCTGCATCGTGCAGCGGGAAGAGACGCTGGATACCATTGCCGAGAAATATCAGCTTAGCACCCGGGAGCTGACCATGTACAACCGGCTGTCCGGCCAGATTGTAGAAGAGGGACAGGTCTTATACATTCCTTGA